From the genome of Leguminivora glycinivorella isolate SPB_JAAS2020 chromosome 26, LegGlyc_1.1, whole genome shotgun sequence, one region includes:
- the LOC125240147 gene encoding uncharacterized protein LOC125240147: protein MTSLRYAKANNIYLPHYDSSQIDSYLIYIDCNNLYGYSMCQYMPLSDFRFLETNEISALNITQIPDDSDYGFILEVDIIYPNDLHDKHNDLPFCPEKCVPPGGTHYKLVPNLYDKYLYVIHYVHLKTCLKHGLKLKKVHRVITFKQSPYLKQYIDMNTRLRQEATSVFEQDFCKLMNNSIFGKTLENTEKRVDVRLVNQWTDNDNTTKKKITADRLIARPNFHSVSVFTENLVAVQLKPDLIILDKPIYIGFAVLELSKSHMYDFHYSVFKRFYDTRLQMCYTDTDSFVYYIQTKDFFKDLRMHFLTYFDTSCYDIDNKFLLPVQNKKVPGLFKDEMKGKMIKEYVGLRSKVYSIKTVDKIIKKAKGVREPVVCKFEFSHYVKSLFQGDEIKEETYYLSRLSTIYLPKV from the coding sequence ATGACCTCTCTACGATATGCAAAGGCTAATAACATATACTTACCTCACTATGACTCATCCCAGATAGACTCATACCTAATTTATATCGACTGTAATAATTTATATGGTTACAGCATGTGTCAGTATATGCCCCTATCAGACTTTAGGTTTCTAGAAACCAATGAAATAAGTGCTTTAAATATCACTCAAATCCCTGATGACTCGGATTATGGTTTCATTCTAGAAGTTGATATTATTTACCCCAATGATTTACATGATAAACATAATGATTTACCATTTTGTCCCGAAAAATGTGTTCCACCAGGTGGGACGCATTATAAACTGGTACCTAATCTATATGACAAATATTTGTATGTGATTCATTATGTACATTTGAAAACGTGTCTTAAACatggtttaaaattaaaaaaagtacataGAGTAATTACGTTCAAACAGTCCCCttacttaaaacaatatattgatATGAATACAAGGCTACGTCAAGAGGCAACGTCTGTCTTTGAACAAGATTTTTGTAAATTGATGAATAACAGTATATTTGGTAAAACTTTAGAAAATACTGAGAAAAGGGTTGATGTGCGCTTAGTTAATCAGTGGACAGACAATGATAACACAACAAAAAAGAAAATCACCGCTGACAGATTAATTGCAAGGCCAAATTTTCACAGTGTATCAGTTTTTACTGAAAATTTGGTGGCAGTTCAATTGAAACCAGATCTAATAATTTTAGATAAACCGATCTACATTGGTTTCGCTGTACTAGAGTTATCTAAAAGTCATATGTATGATTttcattattcagtatttaaacGTTTTTATGATACTCGTCTACAAATGTGTTACACGGATACAGatagttttgtttattatatacaaacaaaagacttttttaaagatttaagaatgcattttttaacatatttcgATACTAGTTGTtacgatattgataataaatttttattacctgttcaaaataaaaaagtgcCAGGACTTTTTAAGGATGAAATGAAAGGAAAAATGATTAAAGAGTATGTTGGACTTCGTTCTAAAGTGTATTCTATCAAAACAGttgataaaattattaaaaaagctaAGGGTGTGAGAGAACCTGTAGTATGCAAATTTGAGTTTTCTCATTACGTGAAATCATTATTTCAAGGAGAtgaaataaaagaagaaacataTTATTTAAGTCGATTAAGCACAATATATTTACCCAAAGTGTAA